CCCAGACAACTTGAACTCTCAAGCAAATGATAGAGAAAAAACTCCTCAATGCAAAGCAAGTGGAGATCGACTGAATGAATGAATCCTCATTGTTCATGTCACTCCATTTCAAAAGCAAATGATAGAGAAAGATGGCTAAATTGTAGATAGAATTACAAGTAGTCAGAGAGTCTAAGATTCATCTGTCACAAGCTTGTATTTTTGAACGGATACAATTAGAGAGAAACAGCGGAACTGCTAAGCATTGTGTTGCAATAGCAGgtaaaaaaattcttatttctctttgcTCAACTCATGTGAGATAATTAAGGAACTCTGCAGCAGTAGCAACAGCACCTCCTGTAATGGCATCCATAACAATCTTGTCCCTGTTGTTATTACTTGCAGCAGATACGATAGCTCCTGTCAATGCACCCCCAATCATTGCATTCTTCTGCAAATGGGTGAAGGAAATGAATCAAAAAAAGATATTGTATTGTGTttcagaaaagaaaattaaagatttcaATCCTCTTTCAGTAGGACCGTTGAATAAAACGCTTGTCACAATTGAATTACATAACACATACCAAAAACATTCTCAACAAAAGAAAAGAGCACATTAATAAATACATAGAACCATACGCCGGCTTAGACAAATGTGACATTTAATATACTAAAGCCCCTCTCTATCCCAGGTATCTTGCTGTTATGAAACAACAGAGAGCACTTTGACTTAAGAGTGACGAAGATACAAAGAGGAGATGAATTAGTTTCATATATTCtgactttttttttctaataaccATGGTGTCCAAGCCAACTTGcatgcacctcaactaattccaccaGATACCTACCACCTCCCATCAACAATAAGTACCAGGTAAGGTTTGGACACATATATCTCAACATTATTGTAAGCAGTTTGTTACCTTCGTCACCACCATAACCatcccttctttttttctttttttgaaactgGTAATGTAAACCATACTTTTTTCTATAATCAGTCACAACTGCGACCACGCTTCCTCTGAGTACAACCAATTCTGGCAACAATATCAACTATCCTCTATGATGACATCCCTGACAGGACGAACATTATAAGATCATTATTCCCTCCTTTCCGTTTTATATGAAGGTATATGGGGAATCAAATAGTGTTTTCTTTGACTACAATTCTTTCAAACTCTTTAAATACTTTAAATTAGTATGTAAATTTTACTTAAAACAACTCTTGAAGAATCTATGACCGAACTCACACAAAAATTAGGTGCTTTGACCCTCATAATTGGAATCcattcacataaattgggataaagGGAGTATTATCTTCATAAAAACTGCTGCAAAATTGAGAAATCATATTTACATTATATTGGCAGATTGAATAGCTTGTACACCACAAACAAACTTTATATTTTCCTTCTTGCTTTCCCATATATATCTTATCAGCTTAACAGCAAAGTATGCACGATTATCACAGATAGGACACAATACTGCATAACCAATAATAAATTTACATTTTGGCCCTTAAATTAGTCACCAGTTACCACCACATCCAGTTCTATTATCAGAATTGcaatttctctttactttatataatttgttactgaATGATGATTATCATATTAAAGATCCTGATGCAATATTTATCACTCATAACAAGGAATGTTTACAGAGAAGAATCTGAATGCAAGCATGGTTAAAAGAAAGACAATGTAGATAGATGCAATAGTTGGGGTTGGGCAAGTAGGAAATAGGACAAATAGTGGAGACAACAGGTTGTACACAGTATAGGAAATCAACTTCGATTGCTGagcaaattcatataaaaattcatTACTAATTACCCAATCTCTGGTTCCACGAATTCTCTCAGCTCCATACTCCATTCCAGCATATACCCCAGCAACAGTCCCTGATTAAAGAGACAAGATTTGTTATATAATCCACTCGAAGTTTCAAGAAACTGGGAAACGAAGACATTCTTTCTAACCATCCATTTTGAAATTTATATGCGGGTGAACTCGTGCAGATTACTCACCCCAATAAGCACCTTCTTTACACATTTTCTTCAACTGCAATAAGAGGCAAATTCAGTTAAAACACAACAAGCATGTTGGTCAATCTGTTTTTTCAGTCAACATAATTAAATCCTCCCTGATAGCCATTTCTGTTCTGTGGTGAATAATTGAACATTATTGAAGCAGAGTAAATGCAGCTCTTAAGTCTTAGCCAAAACTTTACTAAAGAACACTTTCAGACGAGCTAAGCTGTCTCTACGATATACAGGACAATTTGGTTTTACCAAGGTAGGCCTACAGTTTGCTACATTGTAGATGGTAAGAATATTGGCTACAACTTTTGGTTATTATGCATAAATTGATATTTGAGTGATAAGCCGATAAAGTTAAATTTCATGGGCATCACCAAGAATAAGGGTATGATTTGTGTGGATAAAATATATAGTTTACCTCCCTCACCAGTACTGTCCTTATCATTTAAAGAAGACTAAACTACTCGACAGAGATGCATATGATAAACACAGTAGAAAAATGTTATCCCTACTTTCAGGAGCAGTCTATTACGTCTTTTCCAAAACTGTTTTTTTCTTGAGACAAGGGTcaattggaaacaacctctctatctcacctctgaggtagaggTAAAGACTGTATACTATCTACCTTTCCCGGACCCCACTTTGTCATacact
The Capsicum annuum cultivar UCD-10X-F1 chromosome 6, UCD10Xv1.1, whole genome shotgun sequence DNA segment above includes these coding regions:
- the LOC107873509 gene encoding outer envelope pore protein 16, chloroplastic translates to MPRSRFAGSLISPKVDVVIDMGNPFLNHTVDAFLKIGTVAATKTVAEETYEIVKRGSVSNHNFEKSLKKMCKEGAYWGTVAGVYAGMEYGAERIRGTRDWKNAMIGGALTGAIVSAASNNNRDKIVMDAITGGAVATAAEFLNYLT